Proteins from a genomic interval of Chroococcidiopsis thermalis PCC 7203:
- a CDS encoding photosynthesis system II assembly factor Ycf48, whose translation MFSPLKFWQKIVVLVAVVLLCVGCSSVPSTSYNPWEVVTLPTDVNLQDVGFTDDTQHGWLVGNKSALFETKDGGKTWQQKSLDLGDKNFILSSVSFSGQEGWIVGEPSLLLHTNDGGETWSRILLSEKLPGNPNTIVALGQQSAEMTTDVGAIYRTTDGGKNWKAMVQEAVGVLRNVARSEDGKYIAVSAKGNFYSTWEPGQTAWQGHNRNSSRRLQNMGFGKDGRVWMLARGGQVQFTKADNTEEWEEVQNPELSTSWGLLDLAYRTPEEIWVTGGSGNLLCSPDGGKTWQKDRGVESVPSNLYKIVFLSPEKGFIIGQRGILLRYQGQAESA comes from the coding sequence ATGTTTTCACCGTTAAAATTTTGGCAAAAGATTGTTGTCCTCGTAGCAGTCGTCTTGCTGTGCGTCGGCTGTAGTAGCGTTCCCTCTACTAGTTACAATCCTTGGGAGGTAGTTACTTTACCAACGGATGTTAACTTGCAAGATGTTGGCTTTACGGACGATACCCAACATGGCTGGTTAGTGGGGAATAAATCTGCTTTATTTGAAACTAAGGATGGTGGCAAAACCTGGCAGCAGAAGAGTTTGGATTTAGGTGACAAAAACTTTATTCTGTCTTCCGTGAGTTTTTCCGGTCAAGAAGGATGGATTGTTGGCGAACCATCTTTACTGCTACATACAAATGATGGTGGCGAAACTTGGTCGCGGATTCTCTTAAGTGAAAAGCTACCAGGCAACCCAAACACAATCGTGGCGCTGGGGCAACAGTCAGCGGAGATGACTACAGATGTAGGCGCAATTTACCGCACTACTGACGGTGGTAAAAACTGGAAAGCAATGGTACAGGAAGCCGTAGGCGTGCTGCGAAACGTGGCGCGTTCCGAAGATGGTAAGTACATTGCTGTTTCTGCTAAGGGGAATTTCTATTCAACCTGGGAACCAGGTCAAACGGCATGGCAAGGTCATAACCGGAATAGTTCCCGTCGCCTGCAAAATATGGGATTTGGTAAAGACGGGCGTGTATGGATGCTGGCACGAGGCGGTCAGGTGCAATTTACTAAGGCAGATAATACAGAAGAATGGGAAGAAGTACAAAATCCAGAGTTATCTACTAGTTGGGGATTGTTAGATTTGGCTTACCGGACACCTGAAGAAATTTGGGTGACTGGTGGTAGCGGTAATCTACTTTGCAGTCCAGATGGCGGAAAAACTTGGCAAAAAGACCGAGGCGTAGAATCAGTCCCCTCGAATCTTTACAAGATCGTCTTTCTCTCTCCAGAGAAAGGATTTATTATCGGTCAGCGCGGAATTTTGCTGCGTTATCAAGGTCAAGCAGAATCAGCTTAA
- the xdhA gene encoding xanthine dehydrogenase small subunit, which yields MQQLSPERLILTINGETVRLKDVSPTITLLEYLRQSGRIGTKEGCGDGDCGACTVAIVGEGADGKPHYQAVNSCLIPLGAVAGREIITVEGVANGQLHPVQAAMVETGGSQCGYCTPGFIMSMFAAYYDRQVDDMAIEGNLCRCTGYLPIRRAAQQVMQMQPPSDCFSQKVAQATTEVSQISYSCENQKFYRPTQLQTVLELLQQHPGASLVAGATDLGLEMSHHSKSFPVLISLEAVAELKTLTNTPELVEIGAAVPLSHIEDNLRGVFPAMDEMLHWFAARQIRNRATLGGNIGTASPIGDLPPVLLALDAQLRIAGIEGERTVPIADFFKGYRKTDLQPGEVIVSVQIPKNITPGATRRLSQSYKVGKRGTDDISIVAAAFTIDLGDRDRIEHARLAYGGVAATPARAVAVESKLIGKPWNAETVKQAKQELKQAFTPLTDLRGSAEYRKMLVANLFEKFFVEMGNG from the coding sequence GTGCAGCAATTATCACCAGAACGCTTAATTTTAACCATCAATGGCGAAACAGTCCGCCTAAAAGATGTCTCACCTACGATAACGCTGTTAGAGTACTTGCGGCAAAGCGGACGCATCGGGACGAAAGAAGGCTGTGGGGATGGCGACTGTGGAGCATGTACTGTTGCCATTGTAGGTGAAGGCGCGGATGGAAAACCCCACTATCAAGCAGTGAATAGCTGTCTTATTCCCTTGGGTGCAGTAGCGGGAAGAGAAATTATTACTGTAGAAGGGGTTGCCAACGGACAGTTACACCCAGTTCAAGCCGCAATGGTAGAAACAGGTGGTTCCCAGTGTGGCTACTGTACCCCTGGCTTTATTATGAGTATGTTCGCTGCCTACTACGATCGCCAAGTAGACGATATGGCAATAGAAGGAAACTTGTGCCGTTGTACGGGATATTTGCCAATTCGCCGTGCTGCCCAACAAGTGATGCAAATGCAGCCGCCAAGCGATTGTTTCAGCCAGAAGGTAGCACAAGCAACAACTGAAGTCAGTCAAATTAGCTACAGTTGTGAAAACCAAAAGTTTTATCGCCCGACGCAACTACAGACAGTTTTAGAATTACTGCAACAGCATCCTGGCGCTAGCTTAGTCGCAGGGGCAACAGACTTAGGACTGGAAATGAGCCATCATAGCAAAAGCTTTCCGGTGCTGATTTCCTTAGAAGCGGTAGCAGAATTGAAAACGCTGACAAATACACCTGAATTAGTAGAAATTGGCGCAGCAGTACCACTAAGTCATATAGAAGATAACTTACGCGGTGTCTTTCCAGCAATGGATGAGATGCTGCACTGGTTTGCGGCGCGTCAAATTAGAAATCGAGCCACATTAGGCGGTAATATCGGTACAGCTTCACCAATTGGCGACTTGCCTCCAGTATTACTCGCTTTAGATGCCCAACTGCGTATAGCTGGAATTGAAGGTGAAAGAACTGTTCCCATTGCAGATTTCTTCAAAGGATATAGAAAAACAGATTTGCAGCCAGGAGAAGTCATCGTCTCCGTTCAAATTCCCAAAAACATTACACCTGGCGCGACTCGCCGCTTGAGTCAATCTTATAAAGTAGGCAAACGCGGCACGGACGATATTAGTATTGTCGCAGCCGCATTTACGATCGATTTAGGCGATCGCGATCGAATCGAACACGCCAGACTCGCATATGGCGGAGTTGCCGCAACACCAGCCAGGGCAGTAGCAGTAGAATCGAAGCTAATTGGCAAACCCTGGAATGCTGAAACAGTAAAACAAGCCAAGCAAGAATTGAAACAAGCCTTCACACCACTTACCGACTTGCGAGGTAGCGCCGAGTATCGCAAGATGCTAGTTGCGAATTTGTTTGAGAAGTTTTTTGTGGAAATGGGTAATGGGTAG
- a CDS encoding GNAT family N-acetyltransferase, translating into MQAIYKDFLIRDWSQSDRNLVAAVIGSVLAEYSLDWEPLGADRDVLEVENYYLATGGEFWVVESQGQVVGTAGYYPFHRGETAVEIRKMYLLSQARKLGLGRFLLQELEKAIAAKGFQQIWIETASVLVEAIKLYESSGYQPATGVETARCDRIYVKNL; encoded by the coding sequence ATGCAAGCTATTTACAAAGATTTTCTCATTCGAGATTGGAGCCAAAGCGATCGCAATCTGGTGGCAGCGGTTATTGGTTCTGTGTTGGCAGAATATAGTTTGGATTGGGAACCTCTAGGTGCTGACCGAGATGTGTTGGAGGTCGAAAATTATTATTTAGCCACCGGTGGAGAGTTTTGGGTAGTAGAATCCCAGGGTCAAGTAGTGGGAACGGCTGGTTACTATCCTTTCCATCGTGGCGAGACAGCTGTAGAAATTAGAAAAATGTATCTTCTATCCCAAGCTAGAAAGTTGGGTTTGGGGAGATTTTTATTACAAGAGTTAGAAAAAGCGATCGCAGCGAAGGGATTTCAGCAAATTTGGATTGAAACTGCCAGCGTTCTTGTAGAAGCGATTAAATTATACGAAAGCAGCGGCTATCAACCTGCAACAGGGGTAGAAACAGCACGCTGCGATCGCATTTATGTCAAAAATTTGTAG
- the ndhC gene encoding photosynthetic/respiratory NAD(P)H-quinone oxidoreductase subunit C, producing MFVLSGYEYLLGFLLICSLVPALALSASKLLRPSGRSPERRTTYESGMEPIGGAWIQFNIRYYMFALVFVVFDVETVFLYPWAVAFHSLGLLAFIEALIFIAILVVALVYAWRKGALEWS from the coding sequence GTGTTTGTTCTTAGCGGCTACGAGTATTTACTAGGCTTCCTCTTAATCTGTAGTTTAGTTCCAGCGCTTGCCCTTTCTGCATCTAAGCTCCTCCGACCGAGCGGACGCAGCCCAGAACGCCGGACGACATACGAATCAGGCATGGAACCCATAGGCGGAGCCTGGATTCAGTTCAATATCCGCTACTATATGTTTGCACTGGTCTTCGTGGTCTTTGATGTAGAAACAGTATTTCTCTATCCTTGGGCAGTTGCATTCCACAGCCTCGGTCTGTTGGCTTTTATCGAAGCCCTCATTTTCATTGCAATCTTAGTTGTTGCCCTTGTATATGCATGGCGTAAAGGAGCTTTGGAATGGTCTTAA
- a CDS encoding rubredoxin: MSEPAIDTQALDRYECRACGYVYEPDRGDDKHDIAPGIPFAELSSTWRCPVCGARKNAFANIGPVGQASGFKENLGYGLGVNQLTPGQKNILIFGALALAVLFFLSLYGLQ, encoded by the coding sequence ATGAGCGAACCAGCTATTGATACCCAAGCGCTAGACCGATATGAATGTCGGGCTTGCGGCTATGTGTACGAACCCGATCGCGGCGATGATAAGCACGATATTGCCCCTGGCATACCATTTGCAGAACTATCTTCTACTTGGCGATGTCCAGTTTGTGGAGCGCGTAAAAACGCATTTGCCAACATTGGTCCAGTGGGACAAGCCTCTGGCTTTAAGGAAAATCTCGGCTACGGGCTTGGCGTGAATCAGCTCACTCCAGGTCAGAAGAACATTTTGATCTTTGGTGCTTTAGCATTAGCCGTCTTGTTTTTTCTCAGCCTATATGGGTTACAGTGA
- the psbE gene encoding cytochrome b559 subunit alpha — MSGTTGERPFSDIITSVRYWVIHSITIPALFIAGWLFVSTGLAYDVFGTPRPNEYYPQERQELPIVSDRFESRKQIEEFIGK; from the coding sequence ATGTCAGGAACGACAGGCGAGCGTCCGTTTTCGGATATTATTACCAGCGTGCGTTACTGGGTGATTCACAGTATTACGATTCCAGCTTTGTTTATCGCTGGCTGGTTATTTGTTAGTACTGGTCTTGCCTATGATGTATTTGGAACACCCCGACCAAACGAATACTATCCCCAAGAACGGCAAGAGTTGCCAATCGTGAGCGATCGCTTTGAAAGCAGAAAACAGATCGAGGAATTTATAGGAAAGTAG
- the psbF gene encoding cytochrome b559 subunit beta, with amino-acid sequence MNTNQVNQPIQYPIFTVRWLAVHTLAVPTVFFLGAIASMQFIQR; translated from the coding sequence ATGAATACCAATCAAGTCAATCAACCAATTCAATATCCAATTTTTACCGTCCGCTGGCTAGCCGTTCACACCTTAGCTGTACCGACAGTATTTTTCTTAGGTGCGATCGCTTCTATGCAGTTTATTCAGCGATAG
- a CDS encoding Uma2 family endonuclease yields the protein MVLLNDLTQRLQADDPEEKRIVTGVSWQHYEALVADLGDNSGYRVAYLDGVLEIVSPSRRHEKGKTRIGGLLELFFLETDTEYFPTGSTTFRKEESQAGGEPDESYCIGTEKDFPNLAIEVVVTGGGINKLELYQRLNVREVWFWQNENFSLYHLREETPSQFQQTFGYERIDRSEILPSLDINLLAECLTNSNPLAAAKDFRQRLRSQFSKNSI from the coding sequence ATGGTGTTACTCAACGATTTAACTCAACGCCTGCAAGCTGACGATCCAGAAGAGAAACGGATTGTTACTGGAGTGAGTTGGCAGCATTACGAAGCCTTAGTTGCCGATTTAGGCGATAATTCTGGCTATCGGGTTGCTTATTTGGATGGAGTTTTAGAAATTGTGTCGCCAAGTCGCCGTCATGAAAAGGGAAAAACTCGTATTGGTGGATTATTAGAACTTTTCTTTTTAGAAACAGATACAGAGTACTTTCCTACAGGTTCTACGACTTTTCGCAAGGAAGAAAGCCAAGCAGGTGGAGAACCAGATGAAAGCTATTGTATTGGCACTGAAAAAGATTTTCCCAATTTAGCTATTGAAGTAGTAGTAACTGGCGGTGGAATTAATAAATTAGAACTCTATCAGCGATTGAATGTACGAGAAGTTTGGTTTTGGCAAAATGAGAATTTCTCTCTTTATCATTTGCGTGAAGAAACGCCTTCTCAGTTTCAGCAAACCTTTGGCTATGAGAGAATAGATCGAAGCGAAATATTACCGAGTTTAGATATTAATTTACTGGCTGAATGCCTCACTAACTCCAACCCCTTAGCAGCTGCAAAAGATTTTCGCCAAAGACTGCGATCGCAATTTAGTAAAAATTCAATTTAA
- a CDS encoding photosystem II reaction center protein J yields MSGSGRIPLWVVATIAGLGVIVVVGTFFYGSYTHLGSSL; encoded by the coding sequence GTGTCTGGAAGTGGAAGAATACCCCTTTGGGTTGTAGCAACTATTGCTGGTTTGGGCGTGATTGTTGTTGTTGGAACATTCTTTTACGGTTCTTACACTCATTTAGGTTCCTCGTTGTAA
- a CDS encoding photosystem II reaction center protein L yields the protein MPLERSKNPNNQPVELNRTSLYLGLLLIFVLGILFSSYFFN from the coding sequence ATGCCATTAGAGAGATCGAAAAACCCTAATAACCAGCCTGTAGAATTAAACCGGACTTCCCTATACTTGGGTTTGCTGCTAATATTCGTGCTGGGCATTTTGTTTTCTAGTTATTTCTTCAACTAA
- the psaI gene encoding photosystem I reaction center subunit VIII gives MFSASFLPSILVPLTVLVFPSVAMALLFLYIEREDPSGI, from the coding sequence ATGTTTTCAGCATCGTTTTTACCATCAATCCTAGTTCCGCTGACGGTTCTAGTATTTCCTTCCGTAGCAATGGCTTTGTTGTTTCTCTACATCGAGCGTGAAGACCCCTCAGGGATCTAG
- a CDS encoding M20 metallopeptidase family protein encodes MVSTSLNPLTVDRSRIRPDIQALQAQLVEWRRRLHQRPELGFKELITSEFITQKLQEWGIEHQTGIAKTGIVTTIKGKKSVGTHSCAPVLAIRADMDALPIQEQNDVPYKSQHDGVMHACGHDGHTAIALGTAYYLSQHQEDFAGTVKIIFQPAEEGPGGAKPMIEAGVLKNPDVDAIIGLHLWNNLPLGTVGVRSGALMAAVELFDLKIKGKGGHGAMPHQTVDAILVASQVVNALQTIVARNVDPIDSAVVTVGEFHAGSAHNVIADSAHLGGTVRYFNPKYDGYFGQRFEQIIAGVCQSQGASYELEYWQLYPPVINNAEIADLVRSQAEKVVETPIGIVPECQTMGGEDMSFFLQEVPGCYFFLGSANLSKNLAYPHHHPRFDFDETALGMGVEIFVRCVEKFCS; translated from the coding sequence ATGGTTTCTACTTCCTTAAATCCTCTCACAGTCGATCGTTCTCGCATTCGCCCAGATATCCAAGCGTTGCAAGCGCAATTGGTAGAATGGCGGCGGCGGCTGCATCAACGTCCAGAACTAGGGTTTAAGGAACTTATTACATCTGAATTTATTACCCAAAAGCTACAAGAATGGGGCATCGAACACCAAACAGGAATTGCCAAAACAGGAATCGTAACCACAATCAAAGGCAAAAAATCTGTAGGGACGCACAGCTGTGCGCCCGTTCTAGCCATTCGCGCCGATATGGATGCGTTACCCATCCAAGAACAAAATGACGTGCCTTATAAGTCGCAGCATGATGGTGTAATGCACGCTTGCGGACACGACGGACATACCGCGATCGCACTAGGGACAGCATACTATCTATCTCAGCACCAAGAAGATTTTGCAGGTACTGTAAAAATTATCTTTCAACCAGCAGAAGAAGGACCAGGCGGCGCAAAACCCATGATTGAAGCGGGAGTGTTAAAAAATCCCGATGTGGATGCAATTATCGGTTTGCATCTGTGGAATAACTTACCTTTGGGTACGGTTGGAGTGCGTAGCGGCGCGTTAATGGCTGCGGTAGAACTATTCGACCTCAAAATTAAGGGGAAAGGCGGACATGGTGCAATGCCGCATCAAACAGTAGATGCAATTCTCGTCGCCAGTCAAGTTGTGAATGCTTTACAAACAATTGTGGCGCGAAATGTCGATCCAATTGATTCTGCTGTCGTCACAGTAGGAGAATTTCATGCTGGTTCTGCCCATAACGTCATTGCAGATTCAGCCCATCTGGGCGGTACAGTCCGCTATTTTAATCCGAAATATGACGGCTATTTCGGTCAACGATTTGAACAAATTATTGCAGGTGTTTGTCAGAGTCAAGGTGCGAGTTACGAGTTAGAATACTGGCAATTGTACCCACCTGTAATTAATAATGCAGAAATAGCAGATTTGGTGCGATCGCAAGCTGAAAAAGTTGTAGAAACGCCCATTGGTATCGTGCCGGAATGTCAAACAATGGGTGGTGAAGATATGTCATTTTTCTTACAAGAAGTCCCAGGATGCTACTTCTTTTTAGGCTCTGCTAATCTCAGCAAAAACTTAGCTTATCCTCACCATCATCCTCGATTTGATTTTGATGAAACTGCTTTGGGTATGGGAGTAGAAATTTTTGTACGTTGCGTGGAAAAGTTTTGCAGTTGA
- a CDS encoding NAD(P)H-quinone oxidoreductase subunit J, with product MAEEETKEETKPVPAEETKIVEAGKTSKWLKENGFDHEVMEPDHLGVEIIKVDRNFLLPIATALYAYGFNYLQCQCGYDSGPGQDLVSMYHLIKLSDNADRPEEVRIKVFLPREDPRIPSVYWIWKAVDWQERESYDMFGIVYEGHPNLKRLLMPEDWVGFPLRKDYVSPDFYELQDAF from the coding sequence GTGGCTGAAGAAGAAACAAAAGAAGAGACTAAACCCGTACCTGCCGAAGAAACAAAAATTGTCGAAGCGGGAAAGACTTCCAAGTGGTTGAAGGAAAACGGCTTCGATCACGAAGTTATGGAGCCAGACCACTTGGGAGTGGAGATTATTAAAGTCGATCGCAATTTTCTCTTGCCGATCGCCACAGCACTATATGCTTACGGTTTTAACTATCTCCAGTGTCAGTGCGGCTACGATTCTGGTCCAGGACAAGATTTAGTCAGCATGTATCATTTAATCAAGCTGAGCGATAATGCTGACAGACCAGAGGAAGTGCGGATTAAAGTTTTTCTGCCTAGAGAAGACCCCCGCATACCTTCGGTTTACTGGATTTGGAAAGCCGTAGACTGGCAAGAACGAGAATCGTACGATATGTTTGGCATCGTCTATGAAGGACATCCAAATTTGAAACGGCTGCTCATGCCTGAAGATTGGGTTGGTTTTCCCTTACGTAAAGATTACGTCTCCCCCGACTTCTACGAATTGCAGGATGCTTTTTAA
- the ndhK gene encoding photosynthetic/respiratory NAD(P)H-quinone oxidoreductase subunit K, translated as MVLNIDPAGQKERIINPIERPSVTQELSENVILTTVDDLYNWSRLSSLWPLLFGTACCFIEFAALIGSRFDFDRFGLIPRSSPRQADLIITAGTITMKMAPQLVRLYEQMPNPKYVIAMGACTITGGMFSVDSPTAVRGVDKLIPVDVYLPGCPPRPEAIIDAIIKLRKKIANESMQERTPIKQTHRYYSTTHSMKVVPPISDGKYLQVATRQAPPKELTEAIGMPIPPALQSVAKKEEVNRG; from the coding sequence ATGGTCTTAAATATCGATCCAGCCGGACAAAAAGAACGCATCATTAACCCAATCGAGCGCCCTTCAGTTACTCAAGAACTATCTGAAAACGTCATTCTCACCACGGTTGACGATCTCTATAACTGGTCTAGACTCTCTAGTTTGTGGCCTCTATTGTTTGGTACGGCGTGCTGCTTTATCGAATTTGCTGCTTTAATTGGCTCGCGATTTGACTTCGATCGCTTCGGACTCATCCCCCGTTCTAGCCCCCGTCAAGCTGACTTAATCATCACAGCTGGCACGATCACGATGAAGATGGCTCCGCAGTTGGTGCGGCTCTACGAACAAATGCCAAACCCCAAGTACGTCATTGCTATGGGAGCTTGCACTATCACTGGTGGTATGTTCAGCGTGGATTCGCCAACCGCCGTGCGGGGTGTCGATAAATTGATTCCCGTCGATGTTTACTTACCTGGTTGCCCTCCTCGTCCCGAAGCTATCATCGATGCAATCATCAAGTTACGCAAGAAAATTGCGAACGAGTCGATGCAGGAGCGGACTCCAATCAAGCAAACTCACCGCTACTACAGCACGACCCATAGCATGAAGGTTGTACCACCTATCAGCGATGGTAAATATCTACAGGTTGCTACACGGCAAGCGCCACCGAAGGAGCTGACAGAGGCAATTGGTATGCCCATACCACCAGCCCTGCAATCTGTTGCCAAAAAAGAGGAAGTGAACCGTGGCTGA
- the xdhB gene encoding xanthine dehydrogenase molybdopterin binding subunit, whose amino-acid sequence MTVGKTRSHESAAGHVSGKAIYTDDQRLPAGMLSLYPVLSPHAKARITKIDPAGAYEIDGVVTVITAADVPGVNDTGTIVYDEILLPDKEISYYGQAVVWVAGETDEVARLGAEKVVVEYEPLEPILTIKDAIAAGSFHLKPRVIKRGDPTTALQQVDCYVEGEMAMNGQDHFYLETHASWVIPDGEGNYQVYASTQHPTETQIVVSRVLGINKNQVVVTCIRMGGGFGGKESQANPFAGVAAIAACKTGRPVRVKLKRHHDIILTGKRHGFLGQYKVGFTNDGKIVALDVDLYADGGWSLDLSPPVLLRAMLHVDNAYYIPHLEVRGQIAKTNKVSNTAFRGFGGPQGMVVIEDIMDRVARYLGLPPEVVRERNFYHGEGETNTTHYDQEIFDNRITKVWQQVKDSSNFTARREAIAQYNQASTYKKRGLAITPIKFGISFNKTQYNQAGALVLIYTDGSIQLNHGGTEMGQGLHTKMLQVAAQTLGVKIERLRIMPTSTEKVPNTSATAASSGADLNGQAVKDACETLKSRLAVVAAGLLKLDTPEEMVFADDWIYCRTYPSARIHFEEVTKQAYGDRISLAATGYYRTPNIYWDDATGKGRPFYYYAYGAAVSEVEVDGFTGNFKLRQVDIVHDVGESLNPLVDRGQIEGGFVQGMGWLTMEELVWDEKGRIRTYAPSTYKIPTIGEIPESFNLHLLERAAQDGVIYGSKAVGEPPLMLALSVREAIRAAVAAFGDTDYVPLASPATPEAILWAVEYVRDRATEAVEAVGEPQPVSG is encoded by the coding sequence ATGACAGTAGGGAAAACAAGAAGCCACGAAAGCGCCGCCGGACACGTCAGCGGTAAAGCAATTTATACTGACGACCAACGCTTACCAGCAGGGATGCTTTCCCTCTACCCCGTACTCTCTCCCCACGCAAAAGCGCGAATTACAAAAATCGATCCTGCTGGCGCATATGAAATTGATGGTGTCGTCACAGTCATCACCGCCGCAGACGTACCAGGCGTAAACGATACTGGAACGATTGTCTACGATGAAATCCTGCTTCCCGACAAGGAAATTAGTTACTACGGACAAGCAGTAGTTTGGGTAGCAGGGGAAACCGATGAAGTTGCAAGACTGGGTGCAGAAAAAGTTGTCGTCGAATACGAACCACTAGAACCAATTCTGACGATAAAAGACGCGATCGCAGCAGGTAGCTTTCATCTTAAACCGAGAGTGATTAAACGAGGCGATCCAACAACAGCTTTACAGCAGGTAGATTGCTATGTTGAAGGTGAAATGGCAATGAACGGTCAGGATCATTTCTACCTGGAAACCCATGCGAGTTGGGTCATACCAGACGGAGAAGGTAATTACCAAGTCTATGCTTCTACCCAGCATCCCACAGAAACACAAATTGTCGTTTCCCGCGTGTTGGGAATTAATAAGAATCAAGTTGTCGTCACTTGTATCAGAATGGGTGGCGGATTTGGCGGAAAAGAATCGCAAGCAAATCCTTTTGCAGGTGTAGCCGCGATCGCAGCATGTAAAACAGGTCGTCCGGTGCGGGTAAAATTAAAACGTCACCACGATATAATTTTGACGGGCAAGCGTCACGGCTTTTTAGGACAATATAAAGTCGGTTTTACTAATGATGGCAAAATCGTTGCTTTGGATGTAGATTTATATGCCGATGGTGGCTGGAGTTTGGATTTATCTCCTCCCGTACTTTTGCGGGCAATGTTACATGTAGATAATGCTTATTACATTCCCCATTTAGAAGTCAGAGGACAAATTGCCAAAACTAACAAAGTCTCGAATACAGCATTTCGAGGTTTTGGCGGTCCTCAAGGCATGGTAGTTATTGAAGATATTATGGATCGAGTAGCACGGTATTTGGGTTTACCGCCAGAAGTGGTGCGAGAACGCAACTTTTACCACGGGGAAGGAGAAACGAATACGACTCATTACGACCAAGAAATTTTTGATAACCGCATTACTAAAGTTTGGCAACAGGTAAAAGATAGCTCGAATTTTACCGCACGTAGAGAGGCGATCGCGCAGTACAACCAAGCTAGCACTTACAAAAAACGCGGTTTGGCAATTACTCCGATTAAATTCGGGATTTCATTTAATAAAACTCAATACAACCAAGCAGGCGCATTAGTCCTCATCTACACCGACGGTAGCATTCAACTGAATCACGGCGGTACGGAAATGGGACAGGGGTTGCATACCAAAATGTTGCAAGTCGCCGCCCAAACGCTAGGGGTAAAGATCGAACGCCTGCGGATCATGCCTACGAGTACGGAAAAAGTACCGAATACCTCTGCAACTGCTGCTTCTAGCGGTGCAGACTTAAACGGACAAGCGGTGAAAGATGCTTGCGAAACGCTGAAATCTCGGCTGGCTGTGGTGGCGGCTGGGTTATTAAAGTTGGATACACCCGAAGAGATGGTATTTGCTGACGATTGGATTTACTGTCGCACTTACCCTTCAGCGCGAATTCATTTTGAAGAGGTGACGAAACAGGCGTATGGCGATCGCATTAGTCTTGCTGCTACAGGGTATTATCGCACTCCTAATATTTATTGGGATGATGCGACGGGTAAAGGCAGACCGTTTTACTATTATGCTTACGGGGCGGCGGTGAGTGAAGTTGAGGTAGACGGCTTTACAGGTAACTTTAAGTTACGACAAGTTGACATCGTGCATGATGTGGGAGAATCTTTAAATCCCTTAGTCGATCGCGGGCAAATTGAAGGTGGTTTCGTACAGGGGATGGGTTGGCTGACGATGGAAGAGTTGGTGTGGGATGAGAAAGGACGCATTCGCACTTATGCCCCTAGTACGTATAAAATTCCTACAATTGGGGAAATACCGGAAAGTTTCAATTTACATTTGTTAGAACGGGCGGCTCAAGATGGGGTAATTTATGGTAGTAAAGCTGTCGGCGAACCCCCGTTGATGTTGGCGCTTTCGGTACGGGAAGCGATTCGGGCAGCAGTGGCGGCGTTTGGGGATACAGATTACGTTCCTTTAGCTTCTCCTGCAACTCCTGAAGCTATTTTATGGGCAGTTGAATACGTCCGCGATCGCGCTACTGAAGCTGTGGAAGCAGTGGGGGAACCGCAGCCTGTTTCGGGTTAG